A region from the Dendropsophus ebraccatus isolate aDenEbr1 chromosome 1, aDenEbr1.pat, whole genome shotgun sequence genome encodes:
- the LOC138783519 gene encoding olfactory receptor 5AR1-like, with the protein MEISKDNNHSLIHEFVLMGFSGRRYQNICLFFMFLIIYIISILGNIGIIYLVYTNIKFHTPMYFFLSNLSVIDIVYASDIAPKMLMGLYFSKTSISYFGCAIQLFIFCALGSTECILFAVMAYDRYVAICSPLNYSIIMQEKTCLGLMLGAYSTGILHSLIETCCTFHLSFCSSNILQHFVCDFPPLLSISCTDTTINEIVLFFFSSLVTAPSVALILGSYASIFVTILKITTPEGRQKAYSTCASHIIAVTLLYSTVLYVYLSPKSPSSRNNINIATVFYTVVLPMLNPVIYSLRNKDIKLAIILSFQRII; encoded by the coding sequence ATGGAAATTTCTAAAGACAACAACCACTCCTTGATACATGAATTTGTCCTTATGGGTTTTTCTGGTAGACGTTACcaaaatatatgtttattttttatgtttttaattatttatattatttcaaTTTTGGGAAACATTGGGATCATTTACCTTGTCTATACTAATATAAAGTTCCATACACCCATGTACTTTTTTTTGAGCAACCTCTCTGTTATAGATATTGTGTATGCTTCAGATATTGCTCCAAAGATGCTAATGGGCCTGTACTTCAGTAAGACATCAATTTCTTATTTTGGTTGTGCCATACAACTCTTCATTTTTTGTGCACTCGGGAGTACTGAATGTATCCTTTTTGCTGTTATGGCTTATGACCGTTATGTGGCAATCTGTAGCCCATTAAACTATAGCATAATAATGCAGGAAAAGACATGCCTGGGATTGATGCTTGGAGCTTATAGCACTGGAATCCTTCATTCTCTAATAGAGACTTGCTGCACCTTTCATCTTTCTTTCTGTTCGTCTAATATCCTCCAACATTTTGTTTGTGATTTTCCTCCATTATTAAGTATCTCTTGTACAGACACTACAATAAATGAaattgtgctattttttttttcatctttggtCACTGCGCCTTCCGTTGCGCTCATTCTTGGGTCGTATGCGTCGATTTTTGTAACCATTCTAAAAATTACAACTCCAGAAGGGAGGCAAAAAGCATACTCTACATGTGCCTCCCATATCATAGCAGTAACATTACTTTATAGCACAGTTCTTTATGTGTATCTTAGTCCAAAATCTCCATCCTCtagaaataatataaatatagcaACTGTGTTTTATACAGTGGTACTACCAATGTTAAATCCAGTGATTTATAGCTTGAGAAACAAAGACATTAAATTAGCTATAATACTATCATTCCAAAGAATAATTTGA
- the LOC138783526 gene encoding olfactory receptor 5I1-like, with protein sequence MLHTLQVSECSVQLSLQQTFECKRKYTATYPYAQALNVRIGKLLSMEMLPNWLVETEAFQNLMAVAVPRYSSCHYFSLCAIPALHQHVSENISALTNACVWTEEEDLVEEEDMESQPIEEREFLRVGSLAHMGDFMLARLSRDPRVQNIFANNDYWVFTLLDSRYKQNFSTLIPVEERSFLITFLMGLSKTSNYSFVHEFILTGFSERSDLRIFLSLMFLFIYLISVWGNAGILILVSHNVKFHIPMYFFISNLSLIDLVYSSNIVPKILVGLIFNQKSISYLGCAIQLFLYCALGSTECILFAVMAYDRYMAICNPLTYNILMQQKTCLILVLVAYVPGFLHSLIEICCTFRLSFCESNVLHHFVCDFPPLLKISCSDTTVNEMIIFICSSSIIIPCIIFILVSYGSIFIVVLKITAAGGRQKAFSTCSSHITAVTLFYGTLLSVYVSPKSLSSTDNVHMATIFYTVILPMLNPLIYSLRNKDIKSALTSTIIVKCHSGGRNN encoded by the exons atgctccacaccctccaggtGTCCGaatgcagcgttcaactgtccttacagcagacctttgaatgtaagcgcaaatacactgccacttatccatatgcacaagccctaaatgtccGCATAGGCAAACTCCTGAGCATGGAGATGCTGCCCAattggctggtagagacagaggcttttcagaacctcatggcagtggctgtccctcggtactccagctgccactacttttcactgtgtgccatcccagccctacaccagcacgtgtcagagAACATcagtgccctgaccaacgcg TGTGTATGGACTGAAGAGGAGgacttggtggaggaggaggatatggagagtcagcctattgaggagagggaattcttgcgtgttgggagtCTGGCGCACATGGGTGACTTCATGTTAGCCcgcctttcccgtgaccctcgcgTGCAAAACATTTTTGCCAAcaacgattactgggtgttcaccctcctggactctcggtacaagcagaacttttccactctaaTTCCTGTAGAGGAAAGGA GTTTCCTGATCACATTCCTCATGGGATTATCAAAAACAAGCAACTATTCCTTTGTACATGAATTCATTCTCACTGGATTCTCTGAAAGATCTGATCTAAGAATATTTTTGAGCTTaatgtttttattcatttatctAATTTCTGTTTGGGGAAATGCAGGAATATTGATTCTTGTATCTCATAATGTGAAATTTCATATTCCAATGTACTTTTTCATAAGTAACTTGTCTCTTATAGATCTTGTGTATTCCTCAAATATTGTTCCAAAAATTCTTGTTGGTCTCATTTTTAATCAAAAGTCTATTTCTTATCTTGGCTGTGCTATACAGCTTTTCCTATACTGTGCTCTTGGAAGTACTGAATGTATCCTTTTTGCTGTTATGGCTTATGACCGTTACATGGCAATCTGTAACCCGTTAACCTACAACATATTAATGCAGCAGAAGACATGTCTGATACTAGTGCTTGTAGCCTATGTTCCTGGTTTTCTGCATTCCCTAATAGAGATTTGTTGCACTTTTCGTCTTTCCTTCTGTGAGTCGAACGTCCTCCATCATTTCGTCTGCGATTTCCCTCCTTTATTAAAGATCTCCTGTTCAGACACTACAGTAAATGAAATGATTATATTCATTTGTTCATCCTCTATCATTATACCTTGCATCATATTCATTCTGGTGTCATATGGCTCCATTTTTATTGTGGTTCTAAAAATAACAGCTGCAGGGGGAAGACAGAAGGCTTTTTCTACATGTTCCTCTCATATCACAGCAGTAACACTATTTTATGGTACATTGCTCTCTGTGTATGTCAGTCCCAAATCTCTGTCTTCTACAGACAATGTGCACATGGCCACCATCTTTTATACTGTCATCTTACCCATGTTAAATCCATTGATTTATAGTTTGAGAAATAAAGACATTAAATCTGCTTTAACATCAACTATTATAGTGAAATGTCATTCAGGAGGAAGGAAtaattaa